Below is a genomic region from Fusobacterium canifelinum.
ATTTTATATTTTCTTATTAATTTTCTCATAAAAAAACTGCACCTCTAATCTTATATTCAAGATTTTGAGTGCAGCCATTTTAACTCCCTTTTTTTATTTCATTTATTTTTTCTTTTGATTGGCTATAAAGTTATCATAGTGTTCTGGGAAATATTTTTTAACAAGTTTTGCATATTCAGGACTATCTTTTAATTTTAAAATAGCATCTGAAAATTCTTTTGCAAGTTTAGAATCAGCTTTTCTAAAAGCAATAGAAGCACTTGGTAATTTATCTTTTATTGTATCAATCTTTTTAATTCCTTTCATAGTCTTTAAATATTCATTAGCAGAAACTTCTGCAATTATAACAGCATCAATTTTTTGATTTTGTAAGTCTAATAAAGCTTCTGTAAAGTTATTATATAGTTTAGGAACAGAACCATTGTCTTTAGCAAATTGTTCTTGAATAGTTCCAAGTTGTACTCCAATAGTTTTTCCTTTTAGCTCTTCTTTTTTCTTGAAAGTACTTTTATTATTAACTATAACAGAATGCCCTCCTTCAAAGAATATATAAGGTATAGAGAAAGATACAGCTTTTTGTCTTTCAGGAGTTGCAGACATTCCAGCTATAACAGCATCAATTTTTTTCATTTGAAGGGCAGGTAGTAGACCATCAAAACTCATATTTTGCCATTTAATTTCATAACCTAATTCTTTTCCAAGTAATTCCATTAATTCAATATCAAAGCCTACCATCTTATTATTTTCAAGATATTCATAAGGTTTAAATTCAGCATTTGTTCCTACATATAATTTTTTAGCTGCAAAAGATAAAGTAGATAAGATTAACATTAACATAGTAATTATTTTTTTCATAGTATTTCTCCTTTTTATTTCTTAAATGTTTGATAAAATTCTTCTTTAATTTCTTTTAAGATTTCTGGTTTTTCAAATATATCAAGACAAGATAGTGCCATTGCTAAACAAGCTTCTTTCATTCCTTTATATGCTTCTTCTTGAATAGTTGCAGTGGCAAATTCAATAGTGTGTCCTACTAAGTGTTTAGTAGTTAGAGGAAAATAAGGATGAATAGTAGGACAACAGTGGCTAACATCTCCCATATCTGTTGAACCCAAACCTTCTTTGTCTCTTATATCTGTAACTCCCAAAGTTCTTAAATTTTTTTCATACAGTTCCATCAGCTTTTTATTTGTAACAAGATTAGCAAAACTTGTTTCATAATTTGTTATTTCAAGTTCAGTACCACTTGCAAGAGCTGCACCCTTAGCACAGTTTTTTACTCTTTCAACTAATCCTTTTAAGTAATCAAGTGTTTCTGCTCTTACATAAAAATTAGCAATAGCCAAATCAGGAATTATATTAGCAGCTTCTCCACCATTTGAAATAATTCCATGTATTCTTGCAGAAGATAAAGTTTGTTGCCTTAGAGCATTAATTGAATTAAATAAATTTAAAACACCATCAAGTGCATTTATTCCTTCATGAGGTGAGGAAGCAGCATGAGCTGTTTTTCCTTTAAAAGTAAATTGAAGAGCTTCCATTGCATGAGATTTTCCACTTCTAATATGTGCTTCACCACTTGGATGAACTGACATAGCAACATCAATATCATTAAAGATACCAAGTTTAGCCATATCAACTTTAGCACCATTTGTTTCTTCAGCAGGTGTTCCAATAACTAGAATTTCTCCTTGTAAATCTAACTTTTGGATTAATTCTTTTATTAAAATGCCACTTGCAATGCTTGTAACTCCATATGCATTATGCCCACAGCCATGCCCAATTTTAGGTAGAGCATCATATTCAGCAAGAATAGCAATCCTTGGGCCATTTCCTTTTTTATAACTTGCCTTGTAAGCTGTCTCTAAATTAGCGAAGCCTTTTTCAACTTCAAAACTATATTTTTTTAAAATATCTGTGTGAGCAGTACAGGCTTTATATTCTTGTAAGCCTAGTTCTGGATTATTATAAAGATATTCATTTAAATCTTTTAACTCATTCCTATACTTATCAAAAAGTTCTGATAAAATTTCTTTTTTACTCTCCATATTTACCTCCTAAATTTATAAAATAAAAAAATCAGTATAACATTGAATGCTACACTGATTGTTAACTTACTTTATTATTAAAATATTAAAAAATTAATATCAAAAAATAATTATACTAAAAAATAAAGGCATAAACAGTCCTTAGCATACAATTAGACAAGTTATTCAATTTTATAGTAGAAATATTTTTCCTTATCCTTGCTTTACTAAGAAACATTTTGAACCTCCTTAAAATTTATTTTTACTAATATAACATACTATAAAATAAATGTCAAATAAAATTTAAAAAAAGTTTAAATCTTATAAAAATAAGGATAAAATTAAGTGTAAAAATACATAGAAATTTGATAAAATAAAAATATAAATTTAATATCAGGAGGTAAATTTATGGATACTAAAAGGGATGAAAAAAGTTTAGAATTAGTTAACATATTAAAAAATACAAAGTATTTAGTTTTCTTTGGAGGAGCAGGTACATCAACAGATAGTGGAGTTAAAGATTTTAGAGGAAAAAATGGGCTATACAAAACACTCTATAAAGATAAATATAGACCAGAAGAAGTATTAAGTTCAGATTTCTTTTATTCTCATAGAGATATTTTTATGGAGTATGTGGAAAAAGAATTAAATATCAATGGTTTAAGACCAAATAAAGGGCATATGGCTTTGGTAGAACTTGAAAAGATGGGCATTTTAAAAGCTGTTATAACACAAAATATTGATGACTTACACCAAGTATCTGGAAATAAAAATGTTTTAGAATTACATGGAAGTTTAAAGAGATGGTATTGTTTATCTTGTGGAAAAACAGCAGATAGAAATTTTTCTTGCAAATGTGGTGGAATAGTTAGGCCAGATGTTACCTTGTATGGAGAAAATTTAAATCAAGATATTGTTAATGAAGCTATTTATCAATTAGAACAAGCAGATACACTAATAGTTGCAGGAACAAGTTTAACAGTTTATCCTGCTGCATATTATCTAAGATATTTTAGAGGAAAAAATTTAATTATTATAAATGACATGGATACTCAGTATGATGGAGAGGCTTCACTGGTAATAAAAGATAATTTCTCATATGTTATGGATAAAGTTGTTGAGTGCTTAAAAAAATTCCAATATGGAAAAACATTAAAAAATATTTAAAATAGACTATATCTAAATTTAAATTCCAATTTAGAGAGTACATATAACATATTTTATTATGCTTAAAATAAAAAATCAAATAAAAATAATTTAAGTGTTATTATTTTATATAGTGAAAAAACTTAAGAAATCTTAGTCATTCATTTTATTTATTTTTATTTAAAGTTGATTTTTCTTGCTTCATATAATTAATATATAAGCTTAAAAAAAACGAAAAATTATGATAGTATAAAGTACACCGTTAGTGGCATTTTAAATAAAACTATTTTTAAAGGATATAAAATAAAAGTGATACTAATATAAAATTAAATTTTTAAAATTTGTAAAAGAAGATTCTAATTGACAAAGCAAATAAAATAGTTTAAAATACAGGTACATAAATAAGAGATCAATACCCTTGCTTGTCAATATGACACGGATACGTCCGATGCAAGGGTTTTTTCTTTATTGGAGGTTTTAATATGAGTTGTAGTGAGTCTCATTTAAGCTATGAAGAACAATTAAATAAATTCATAGGTAGAGGAATGTTTGTTAAAAATAAGACAAAGGCTCTTGAGAGATTAAAGCACATAAGCTATTATAAAATTAAACAGTTCTCTACATTTTTTATGGATAATAATGGAAATTACAAGCAAAATACTTCTTTTGAAGCAGTGATACAAAATTTTTATTTTGATAAAAATTTAAGAATGGAATTTTTAAAATGTTCAGAAAAAATTGAGTTATCAATAAAAAATAAAATAGCATACCTTTTAGGAGTTAAATATGGAGCATTTGGCTATTTAAATTTTTCAAGTTGGTGTGATAGGAGCAGACCCAAACAAGAAATTCAAAATGAAGAATTAAAGTTTAAAAAGAAAATTCAAAAGAAAATGAAATTATTTTCAGATAATTCTATTATTAAAGATTTTGTTATAAATAACCCAACTGAAACTTATTTAAGTATCTGGAGATTGTCAGAGGTATTAACCTTCGGAGAAGCATTATATCTTTTTGAGATGATGTCACAAAAAAATAAGGTATCTATTGCTCATAATTATAATCTTAAAGTTGATGAATTTATTTCTTACACAAACAATATAAAACTAATTAGAAATTTATGTGCTCATAATATGTCTATCATTCATCTAAAATTAAGAACTATCCCTAAAATGAATACTGATTTTTCAAATATATTAAACAGATATGATAGAATATTCAGTTCTGTGTTAATAATAATTTATTTCATAAAAAATATAAATCCTAATTATAAATTTAAAACATTGTATCATACAGTGTGCCAACTAATTAAAAGAAATAAAGTAGCTAAAATATATGGAATTAAAAATTATAAGTTGTTAAAGAAATACATTAAAAGTTAATAAAAAATAAATAAAAGAGGAGGAGAGCAATGAGGTTTATTTTAAATTTTGAATTAGATACTGTTAGACTTCCAATAGAAATCAGAAGAACTGTCATAAGTTTCTTTAAGAGATCTTTAACAGAAGCACATAATTCAAAATATTATCCAGAATTTTTTACAGGAACACAAATAAAAGACTATTCTTTTTCTGTAATTTTTCCTTTGGATAAATATTTTGGAGAAGAAATTTATTTAAAAAGACCTGAAATGAAAATTTTAGTATCTTGTTCAGAAAAAAATAATATAGGTTTCTTATTGGTAAATGTATTTTTATCACAAAGAAATAAAAGATTTCCTTTACCTAAAGACACTCATATGATTTTAAAAGATGTTAGGATAATTGAAGAAAAAGTTATTAAAGGAGAGGAGGCTATATTTCAAACTACAATAGGTGGAGGAATTGTAGTGAGAGAACACAATAAAGAAGAAAATAAAGACATCTATTACTCAGTAGGGAATGAAAGATTTGAAGAAGTTTTAAATTGGTTGATGAAAGAAAGATTTAAAAGATTGGGATACCCAGAAGATATTTTTAAAGATTTTAATTGTGAATTATTAGAAGGAAGAAAAATAGTTGTTAAACATTTTGATTTAAAGTTTCCTGTAACAACTGGAAGATTTAAAGTAAAAGCACCAAAAATCTTGTTAGAAGAAATTTATAGAACAGGTATGGGTAGTCGTTTATCACAAGGATTTGGACTTTTAGAGTATTTAGGTGGTGAGATTAAAGATGAAGTATGATATTGATAAGAATGAATATGGTTTTGATACTGCAGTATCTGCTTCTGATTGGAAATATTCAGCAGCTATCACAGGACTAATTTATTATTTTAAAGAATTAGAAAAGAAATATGAAATAAAAAAAATAACTATTGATGAAATTACTGATAGCTACTTACTATATAATAAAGAAGACATCAATGAAGAAAATTACCTAAATTTTATTGAAAGATTTTATTCAAAATATTCAGAAGACACATTGGCACATAAAAAATTAGAAAATCAATTAAATCACACAAAAGAATTTACAGCAGAAATTATAAAAAGCATAAAAGAGAATATGTCTGCAAACACAGTTTTAAAAAAAGTATTTTCAAAAATAAAGTTTGACGGAACAAACAAAGAAGATGTATTAAAGTTACTTGATGAACACAGGCATTCAATCATAAAGGAAACTTTTAGAAACAAAAAAGATTTATATGATAATTATTGTCAAACAAGTAGACTTTTAGAAAAAGGAGACAATAGTCCTTGTAGACTTAAAGGCTACTATTTTGACCCTAATAGGAAGTCTAAGGCAACAGGTTATAATTTTGCTTCTAGTAGTATAGATTACTTTGATGATGAAATTTTTGATTTTATACCATTTGCTTTTACTGGAAATTCTTTTGAAACTATATTTCTAAATGATAATTTAGATTTAGAACTACTAGAAAATATGAATTATAAATTAAGAGAATATTTTTCTGAGGAAAAAGAAGAAGAAATTGAAAGAATAAAAAATTTTAAACAAGAAAAAGCAATTAAAGAGAAAAAAAATGAAGAAACAGAAGGAAGTTTAAATTCTGTACCTTTAAAAAAACTATTTTTAAATATCCTTCAAAAAAAAGTTGACTATATTAAATATGGAATGGAAATAATTTATAAGAATAGGGATAAAGAATATTTTGAAACTTGGTATTTAAGAAATGAAAGTATAAGAGTATTTAAAGAGATTGAAGATTTTTCAAAATTAGATATCAGAATAAAAATTACTGACAAATATTACTTTAATCTTCTTGATGAAGTGTTTTCTGCTATTTTAAATCTAAGTTTATTAACAAATAGTATTTTATATTTATTAAAAGATAGAGAAAGTTTTATAAAAATAGATACAAGCAGAGAAAACTTAACAAAACTTTTTAAATATAATTACGCTATTAATCAATTAATTAAAGTAAATCAAATAATAAGAAATGGGGGAAAAGAAATGGATAAGAATTTAAAGACTTCTATAAAAGCTTGTGCAAGCGAAGTTGTGAGAAGATTTATAAAGGATAATTCTCTGAACAAATTAGCATCATACAGACAAAAATTATTAAGTTCAGTTGTTGCTAAAAATCATAAAAGAATTCTGGATGTTTTAACTCAATTATCAGTATACTCAGGGGTATATTTTAGCTTTGCTTTTGATTATATAGAAAATCAAACTCAAAATGAAGATATAATACATTATTTTATTTTAGAATTAGATCAAAGTAGATTAGAAAGCAAAAAAAATAAAGAAAATGAAGATAAAGAATAGGGAGGAGAAAAAATGAAAAAGAATGCATTAACAATTACAGTAGTAGCAAATATGACATCAAATTATTCGGAAGGATTAGGTAATATTTCAAGTGTTCAAAAGATTTATAGAGATAGAAATGTATATGCTATCCGTAGTCGTGAAAGCTTAAAAAATGCAATTATGGTACAAAGTGGAATGTATGAAGATTTAGAAACTGAAGCAAATGGTGCTACACAAAAAAAAGTTGATGAAAACTTAAATGCTACAAACTGCCGTGCCTTAGAAGGTGGATATATGAATACAAAGGAAAGTACTTATGTAAGAAATAGTTCATTCTACCTAACAGATGCAATTTCAACAGAAAGTTTTATAAATGAAACTCGTTTTCATAATAACCTATATTTAGCAACTAACTATGCAAATACTCATACAGATAAAAATGGAAAAACTTTAAATGTCCAAAAAGATGCAGGTGAAGTTGGATTAATGCCTTATCAATATGAATATGAAAAATCTTTAAAGGTATATAGTTTAACAATAGATTTAGAAAAAATAGGAAAAGATCCTAATTTTCCTGATAAAGAGGCAAATAATAATGAAAAATTTGAAAGAGTAAAATCTCTTTTAGAAGCTGTTGAAAATTTAAGTTTAATTGTAAAAGGAAATTTAGATAATGCTGAACCTATTTTTGCTATAGGAGGTTTATCTTTAAGAAAAACTCACTATTTTGAAAATGTAGTTAGAGTTGAACAAGGAGCATTAGTTTTAGGAGAAGCATTAAAAGAAAAGAAAGAAGATGGTTTTAGTTGTGCCTTGTTAAAAGGAGATATTTTTACAAATGAAGTAGAAATAATAAAAGAATTACAACCAATATCTATGAGAGAATTTTTTAAATCTTTAATTGAAGATGTAAAAAATTATTATGGAGCATAAGGAGGCAAATTTATGGAAGCCTTAAGAATTATCTTAAAACAAAGCTCTGCAAACTATAGAAAAGCAGGAACAGTCGATAATAAAATGACTTATCCTTTACCTATACCCTCAACAGTGATTGGAGCATTACACAATATTTGTGGATACACTAAATATCATTCTATGGATATAAGTATACAGGGAAAATTTACTTCTCTATCAAGAAGAGTTTATACTGATTATTGTTTCTTAAATTCTGCTTTAGATGATAGAGGAAATTTAGTAAAAGTAGTAAATCCTGAGGCATTTTCAGGAGCATTTGTCAAAGTTGCATCTGCTAAGAAAAGTCAAGGAAATAGTTTTAAAGACAGAATTACTATTCAAGTTCATAATGAGGAATTGTTGCAAGAATATTGTAGTTTAAAAGAGAAAAGTAAAGAAATAGAAGAACTAAAAAATAGTGAATACAAGAAAAAGTTGGAAGAATTTAAAGTGTTAAAAAAAGAAATAGCTGATAAAAAGAAAAAAGAAGATAAAAAATCAGAAACTTTTAAACAACTTTCAGAAGAGGAAAAGAAAATCAAGCTTGATGAAGAAAAATACAAGGATGATTTTAAAAAGTTTGAATATGAGAACTATACAAAACCCTATAGCTATTTTCAAAATCTTGTTACTTCTTTAAAAAACTATGAAGTTTTAAATGATATTTTTCTAATTTTACACATTAAATCTGATGAACATACTTTAAAAGATATAAAGAATAACATTTATAATTTGCAATCTTTGGGAAGAAGTGAAGATTTTGTTGAGGTTATTGAATGTAAAATTGTTGAATTGCAAGAAGTTGAAGAAATAATTGAAAATAGCTTATCAATGTATATAAATGCAAAAGATTTTTATGAGAAAAATATTTTTACAGAAACTGTTGATAGAGACCACGGTTCTGGTGGAACAAAGTATTATTTAGATAAAAATTATGAAATAAAAAAAGGGAGAAGAGAATTTAAAAAAGTACCAGTAATATACTCAACAAGAGTACAAGCTGAGGAAAGTAGTGAGAATGTAAAAGTTGATTTTTATAATGGGGAAGCTATTTTAGTCAATTTTATATAAGGAGAGAAAAGATGGAGAATTATAAGATAAATCCTAAATTAAAAGTATATGAAGATATTAAAAATATTTATTATGCAAAACCAGATAAAACATTGGCACAACATAATGAAGAATTGCATATTCAAAAGAAAAAATTAATTGATTTAGGATATATTAATGACAATAAAATAATAGAGTTATTGGAATATTCAATAGAATTTCACGATATAGGAAAAATAAATCCAGAATTTCAAGTAAGAGTAAAAGAAAATAAAAAATTTGATATAAGTAAAGAAGTTGCACATAATATTTTATCTATACATTTTATTGATAAAAAAGATTATGATGATAAAAATGACTATGAATCAATAGCTTATGCTGTTTTTTATCATCACAGATTTGGAGATGGAGATAATGATAGCATAAGAGCTGATGAAAATACTAAAAAAATAATAGAAAATCTTTTATCTAAACTTGAAGAAAAAGGAATAAAAGTTATCAAAAAAATATCTCCATCTTTAAAACTTCCTAATTTACATACAGATAGAAATCTAAAATTACTAGGTTTACTTATGAAATGTGACCACTCAGCTAGTGGAGGATATGAAATAGAATATCCTAATGATTTTTTAGCAGCTGCTTTAAATAATCTGCTAAATGAATTTAAAGAAAAAGATAAATCAGCTGATTGGAATAATATGCAAAAATTCTGTAAAGAAAATAGTGATAAAAATATAATTGCAATAGCAGATACAGGAATGGGTAAAACTGAAGGTGGTTTTCTTTGGGGAGGCAATAATAAGATATTTTTTGTTCTTCCCCTTAGAACTGCTATTAATGCAATGTATAAAAGATTTGATGAAGTTATAATAAAAGGAGAAAATAAAGAAGAAAAAGTAGGGTTATTACATTCCAATTCTCTTGAATATTATTTGAATAATAAAAAAGAACTAGTAATTGATGATAAAGATGAGAAAGAAATGGATATCTTAGAATACAATAAAAGAGGTAAGCACTTATCATTACCTGTAACTATCTGCACACCTGACCAGATATTTAACTTTATTCTAAAGTATAAAGGTTATGAAAGTAAATTAGCAACTCTTTCTTACTCTAAAATAATCTTAGATGAAATGCAAATGTATGATGCAAGTTTGCTTGCTGCTGTAATCTTTGGAATTACTAAAATTATAGAAATGGGAGGTAAAATTGCTATTGTAACAGCTACTTTTCCTCCAATAATTGAATATTTTTTAAATAAATACTTGATGAAAAATAATAAAAATGTAATAAAAGATTTAGATAAAACTGATAAAGTACTTGAAGAACCGATATTTATAAAAAAGAAATTTACTAATAATGAAAAAATAAGACACAATATAGTACTCATTGATGATGAAATTGGAATAGAAGAAATCTCATGGCAATTTAGAAAAAATAGAAAAGAGAATAAAAAATCTAATAAAATTTTAGTCATCTGTAATACTATAAAAAAAGCACAAGAAATTTATTTAAAATTAAAAGAACACGATGATTTAAAAAATAAAATTAATATGTTACATTCAAATTTTATTCGTGAAGATAGAGAAAATAAAGAAAAAGAAATTTTAGATTTTGGAAAAACTGAATTTGATGGTGAAGGAATTTGGATATCAACTTCACTTGTTGAAGCTTCACTAGATATCGATTTTGATTATTTATTTACAGAGTTACAAGATTTAAATTCATTATTCCAAAGATTTGGAAGATGTAACCGTAAAGGTAAAAAATCAGTAGATGAAGCTAATTGTTTTATTTATTTAAAAATTGAAGATAAGTATTTAAAAGAAGATGGTGGAAAATCTGGTTTCATAGATAAAGATATTTATGAAAATTCTAAAAAAGGTTTAGAAAATTATTGTAAGGTAATATCTAAAGACAAAATAGAAAATTTTGAAGACTACAATGAATTATTTAAAAACTATTCTAAACAAATTAATGAGGGAGATAAGATAAAACTTATAGAAGAAAATTTAAGTTTTGAGAATTTAAAAGAAAGTCCTTTTGTTAAGGAATTTGAGAATGCCTATAAAAAGTATCAAAGAATTTTAAACAGTGATGAAAATGCAGAAGATGACTTAAAACTTAGGGATATCCAAAGTGTTACTGTAATTCCATACAATATTTATGAGAAAAACGAAGAAAATATAAAGGAATTTATAAAAAAGATAGAGGATAAAAATTTAAGTTTAGAAGAAAGACAAAAAGCTAAAACCGAACTTCTAAAGAAAACTCTTTCAATTCAATACTATCAGTTAAGTAAATATATAAGTGAAATTTTAAAAGGTAAGGCTGATGCAAATAAATATAAATCAGAAAGTATTAATAAATTTGAAAAAATAACTGTTATGGAAGCTGATTATGATAAGGAATTAGGTTTCCGTGCAAAAGATTTTAAAGATGGTATTCCAACTTATGAATTTATTTAATTAATTCAAAATAATTTTAACTACACAAAAGTAAAACTTTATCAATTAAACTATGGGGAGATAGATATTATGGATAAGGATATAACTGGATTGATGGTTTATTATTATGAAGTCTGTAAAAGAAAATTATGGTATTTTGTGAACGAAATTCAACTTGAAGAAAATAATTCAAATGTTATGCTAGGAAAACTTTTAGAAGAAAATACCTATACAAGAGATGAGAAAAAAATTAATATAGATGGGATTATAAATATTGATTTTATTCGTTCAAAAAAGATATTACACGAAATTAAGAAAAGTAATTCAATAGAGCCAGCTTCTTTACTACAAGTTCAATATTATTTGTATTATTTAGAGAAAAAAGGATTAATTGGATTAAAAGGAATTTTGGATTATCCATTATTGAAGAAAACAGTTGAAGTTAATTTAACAGATAAAGATAGAGAAAATTTAGATAATATAATAATAGGAATAAAAGAGATTTTGAGAAAAGAAAGTCCTCCAACATTAGAGAAGAAAAGTATTTGTAAAAAATGTGCTTATTTTGATTTATGTTTTGTATAGGAGGGTTTAATATGAAAAGAAGTTTTTTTCTTTATAGTAATGGAACATTGAAAAGAAAAGATAATACTATAATATTTATTAATGAAAAAGATGAAAAAAGAGATATTCCTATTGAAATGGTAGATGATTTTTATGTTATGTCTGAAATGAATTTTAACACTAAATTTATTAACTATATATCACAATTTGGTATTCCAATACATTTCTTTAATTACTATACTTTTTACACAGGAAGTTTTTATCCAAGAGAAATGAACATTTCTGGACAACTTTTAGTAAAACAAGTTGAGTATTATACGAATGAACAAAAAAGAGTAGAGATAGCTAGGGAATTTATAGAAGGAGCTTCATTTAATATCTTTCGTAATTTGAGATACTATAATGGCAGAGGAAAAGATTTAAAATTCTATATGAATCAAATAGAAGAACTTAGAAAATATTTAAAAGATGTAAATAATGTTGAAGAATTAATGGGGTATGAAGGAAATATTAGAAAAATTTATTATGAGGCTTGGAATATTATTGTAAATCAAAAAATAGATTTTGAAAAAAGGGTTAAAAATCCTCCTGATAATATGATTAATTCTTTAATATCATTCGTTAATACTCTTTTTTATACAAAGGTATTAGGAGAAATTTATAAGACACAACTAAACCCAACAGTTAGTTATTTACATCAACCTAGTACAAGAAGATTTTCACTTTCACTTGATATTTCAGAAGTATTTAAACCATTGATAGTGGATAGATTG
It encodes:
- a CDS encoding basic amino acid ABC transporter substrate-binding protein, with the protein product MKKIITMLMLILSTLSFAAKKLYVGTNAEFKPYEYLENNKMVGFDIELMELLGKELGYEIKWQNMSFDGLLPALQMKKIDAVIAGMSATPERQKAVSFSIPYIFFEGGHSVIVNNKSTFKKKEELKGKTIGVQLGTIQEQFAKDNGSVPKLYNNFTEALLDLQNQKIDAVIIAEVSANEYLKTMKGIKKIDTIKDKLPSASIAFRKADSKLAKEFSDAILKLKDSPEYAKLVKKYFPEHYDNFIANQKKK
- a CDS encoding M20 family metallopeptidase, yielding MESKKEILSELFDKYRNELKDLNEYLYNNPELGLQEYKACTAHTDILKKYSFEVEKGFANLETAYKASYKKGNGPRIAILAEYDALPKIGHGCGHNAYGVTSIASGILIKELIQKLDLQGEILVIGTPAEETNGAKVDMAKLGIFNDIDVAMSVHPSGEAHIRSGKSHAMEALQFTFKGKTAHAASSPHEGINALDGVLNLFNSINALRQQTLSSARIHGIISNGGEAANIIPDLAIANFYVRAETLDYLKGLVERVKNCAKGAALASGTELEITNYETSFANLVTNKKLMELYEKNLRTLGVTDIRDKEGLGSTDMGDVSHCCPTIHPYFPLTTKHLVGHTIEFATATIQEEAYKGMKEACLAMALSCLDIFEKPEILKEIKEEFYQTFKK
- a CDS encoding NAD-dependent protein deacylase; its protein translation is MDTKRDEKSLELVNILKNTKYLVFFGGAGTSTDSGVKDFRGKNGLYKTLYKDKYRPEEVLSSDFFYSHRDIFMEYVEKELNINGLRPNKGHMALVELEKMGILKAVITQNIDDLHQVSGNKNVLELHGSLKRWYCLSCGKTADRNFSCKCGGIVRPDVTLYGENLNQDIVNEAIYQLEQADTLIVAGTSLTVYPAAYYLRYFRGKNLIIINDMDTQYDGEASLVIKDNFSYVMDKVVECLKKFQYGKTLKNI
- a CDS encoding Abi family protein, giving the protein MSCSESHLSYEEQLNKFIGRGMFVKNKTKALERLKHISYYKIKQFSTFFMDNNGNYKQNTSFEAVIQNFYFDKNLRMEFLKCSEKIELSIKNKIAYLLGVKYGAFGYLNFSSWCDRSRPKQEIQNEELKFKKKIQKKMKLFSDNSIIKDFVINNPTETYLSIWRLSEVLTFGEALYLFEMMSQKNKVSIAHNYNLKVDEFISYTNNIKLIRNLCAHNMSIIHLKLRTIPKMNTDFSNILNRYDRIFSSVLIIIYFIKNINPNYKFKTLYHTVCQLIKRNKVAKIYGIKNYKLLKKYIKS
- the cas6 gene encoding CRISPR-associated endoribonuclease Cas6 — its product is MRFILNFELDTVRLPIEIRRTVISFFKRSLTEAHNSKYYPEFFTGTQIKDYSFSVIFPLDKYFGEEIYLKRPEMKILVSCSEKNNIGFLLVNVFLSQRNKRFPLPKDTHMILKDVRIIEEKVIKGEEAIFQTTIGGGIVVREHNKEENKDIYYSVGNERFEEVLNWLMKERFKRLGYPEDIFKDFNCELLEGRKIVVKHFDLKFPVTTGRFKVKAPKILLEEIYRTGMGSRLSQGFGLLEYLGGEIKDEV
- the cas8a1 gene encoding type I CRISPR-associated protein Cas8a1/Csx8, with the translated sequence MKYDIDKNEYGFDTAVSASDWKYSAAITGLIYYFKELEKKYEIKKITIDEITDSYLLYNKEDINEENYLNFIERFYSKYSEDTLAHKKLENQLNHTKEFTAEIIKSIKENMSANTVLKKVFSKIKFDGTNKEDVLKLLDEHRHSIIKETFRNKKDLYDNYCQTSRLLEKGDNSPCRLKGYYFDPNRKSKATGYNFASSSIDYFDDEIFDFIPFAFTGNSFETIFLNDNLDLELLENMNYKLREYFSEEKEEEIERIKNFKQEKAIKEKKNEETEGSLNSVPLKKLFLNILQKKVDYIKYGMEIIYKNRDKEYFETWYLRNESIRVFKEIEDFSKLDIRIKITDKYYFNLLDEVFSAILNLSLLTNSILYLLKDRESFIKIDTSRENLTKLFKYNYAINQLIKVNQIIRNGGKEMDKNLKTSIKACASEVVRRFIKDNSLNKLASYRQKLLSSVVAKNHKRILDVLTQLSVYSGVYFSFAFDYIENQTQNEDIIHYFILELDQSRLESKKNKENEDKE
- the cas7i gene encoding type I-B CRISPR-associated protein Cas7/Cst2/DevR; the protein is MKKNALTITVVANMTSNYSEGLGNISSVQKIYRDRNVYAIRSRESLKNAIMVQSGMYEDLETEANGATQKKVDENLNATNCRALEGGYMNTKESTYVRNSSFYLTDAISTESFINETRFHNNLYLATNYANTHTDKNGKTLNVQKDAGEVGLMPYQYEYEKSLKVYSLTIDLEKIGKDPNFPDKEANNNEKFERVKSLLEAVENLSLIVKGNLDNAEPIFAIGGLSLRKTHYFENVVRVEQGALVLGEALKEKKEDGFSCALLKGDIFTNEVEIIKELQPISMREFFKSLIEDVKNYYGA
- the cas5 gene encoding CRISPR-associated protein Cas5, yielding MEALRIILKQSSANYRKAGTVDNKMTYPLPIPSTVIGALHNICGYTKYHSMDISIQGKFTSLSRRVYTDYCFLNSALDDRGNLVKVVNPEAFSGAFVKVASAKKSQGNSFKDRITIQVHNEELLQEYCSLKEKSKEIEELKNSEYKKKLEEFKVLKKEIADKKKKEDKKSETFKQLSEEEKKIKLDEEKYKDDFKKFEYENYTKPYSYFQNLVTSLKNYEVLNDIFLILHIKSDEHTLKDIKNNIYNLQSLGRSEDFVEVIECKIVELQEVEEIIENSLSMYINAKDFYEKNIFTETVDRDHGSGGTKYYLDKNYEIKKGRREFKKVPVIYSTRVQAEESSENVKVDFYNGEAILVNFI